From Chryseobacterium sp. H1D6B, a single genomic window includes:
- a CDS encoding alpha-ketoglutarate-dependent dioxygenase AlkB, with amino-acid sequence MDQLSLFNADEYYQFPEELLEYTKHFLSHQEAEELKEYFIKTVPWKQNSQKMYDKIVITPRLTAWYGDGDSSYQLDGNLIKINHWLPELSALKDRIEKVSGSKFNSVLLNFYRDGNDSVAWHRDKESELGKRPVIASLSLGQVRNFDFRKVDDHKKKYSLALSHGSLLIMKGDLQVDWEHRIAKSAKAKQPRINLTFRLIKEIE; translated from the coding sequence ATGGATCAGCTTAGTTTATTCAACGCAGACGAATATTATCAATTTCCAGAAGAGTTATTGGAGTATACGAAACATTTTTTATCTCATCAGGAAGCGGAAGAACTTAAAGAATATTTTATAAAAACAGTTCCATGGAAACAGAACTCGCAGAAGATGTATGATAAAATAGTAATTACACCCCGTCTTACTGCATGGTATGGCGACGGTGATTCTTCCTATCAGCTGGACGGTAATTTAATTAAGATCAATCATTGGCTTCCTGAGCTGTCTGCACTGAAAGACCGTATTGAGAAGGTGAGCGGCAGTAAGTTTAATTCTGTACTGCTTAATTTCTATCGAGACGGCAACGACTCGGTGGCCTGGCACCGGGATAAAGAAAGTGAACTGGGAAAACGGCCTGTGATTGCTTCCTTAAGCCTCGGGCAGGTCCGGAATTTTGATTTCCGTAAAGTAGACGACCACAAAAAAAAATATAGTTTAGCGCTCAGCCATGGTTCTCTTCTTATTATGAAAGGCGATCTTCAGGTAGATTGGGAACACCGTATCGCTAAATCTGCAAAAGCAAAGCAGCCCCGCATTAATCTAACCTTCCGCTTAATAAAAGAGATAGAATAG
- a CDS encoding DUF3601 domain-containing protein translates to MEYSSNIYKLEKGKTYKVKKEFLDYDRITHRIGEVWIFHKTTFLPYHSGLTLFVIENEKNVTYRFQSEPEEQQELLNTFMEYVESIEI, encoded by the coding sequence ATGGAGTACAGCTCAAATATTTATAAACTTGAAAAAGGGAAAACCTATAAAGTGAAAAAAGAATTCCTAGATTATGACCGGATCACTCATAGAATTGGAGAGGTCTGGATTTTTCATAAAACCACATTTCTTCCCTATCATTCAGGGCTTACTTTATTTGTCATTGAAAATGAAAAGAATGTTACCTATCGTTTTCAATCTGAGCCGGAAGAACAGCAGGAGTTGCTAAATACTTTTATGGAGTATGTTGAATCTATTGAAATTTAA
- a CDS encoding sigma-70 family RNA polymerase sigma factor yields MQENYRKLLTYAYNITGSYEDAQDIVQDVLEKYISLDKTEIRNETNFLIKSTVNHAINFKNKHTKKMVYGEWLPEPLSLENAENKLIKEQTARYTLLVLLEQLNAKERAVYILKEGFDYSHLEIAEILNISIENSRKLLSRAGRQLQEVKYTPDHIDSPIHKDTLRQYQKALSEGNTVQLEELLLQDIRLSADGGKRVRVVKAVEIGRTAVASLLAYVQQQFLTKKPCTFHTFNHQPAVCFWRESRIYNCQILDIDEKGMIREIYSIVDPEKLKRLE; encoded by the coding sequence ATGCAGGAAAATTACCGTAAACTTTTAACCTACGCTTACAACATCACAGGTTCCTATGAAGATGCTCAGGATATCGTACAGGACGTTTTGGAAAAATACATTTCCTTAGATAAAACAGAAATCAGAAACGAAACTAATTTCTTAATAAAAAGCACAGTCAATCACGCCATCAACTTTAAAAATAAGCATACGAAGAAAATGGTCTACGGCGAATGGCTTCCCGAACCCTTATCTTTGGAAAATGCAGAAAATAAATTAATTAAAGAACAAACCGCACGCTACACCCTGCTTGTCCTCTTAGAACAGCTGAATGCCAAAGAACGTGCAGTGTATATTCTGAAGGAAGGTTTTGATTACAGTCATCTTGAAATTGCAGAAATACTGAATATTTCCATTGAAAATTCACGCAAGCTGTTAAGCAGAGCCGGCAGACAATTACAGGAAGTGAAATATACCCCAGATCATATTGACTCTCCTATTCATAAAGACACGCTCCGCCAATATCAAAAAGCATTAAGTGAAGGAAATACCGTACAACTTGAAGAACTTTTATTACAAGACATCAGGCTTTCTGCTGACGGCGGAAAACGCGTGCGTGTAGTAAAAGCAGTTGAAATAGGCAGAACTGCTGTTGCCTCTCTTCTTGCTTATGTCCAGCAGCAGTTTCTTACTAAAAAACCTTGTACTTTCCATACCTTTAATCACCAGCCGGCCGTCTGTTTCTGGCGGGAAAGCCGAATATACAACTGCCAGATTCTGGATATTGACGAAAAAGGAATGATCCGCGAAATTTATTCCATTGTAGATCCTGAGAAATTAAAAAGATTAGAATAA
- a CDS encoding T9SS type A sorting domain-containing protein, which produces MREKIILVIMSVFAVKASAQLTSTNINFNNYVSATDNDLKNNFASTASYNLFQNGSEYYVSTPLQGMPLQGLKLCNRYQGVDNETMTISIDYKLDLFPTPAPLSNGVGIFLRNSADNNLVMSTRIAPQRLYIEGLSNPSSTDGAFLAGNSYTNGNWYRLTLTITKTAVNKYSLTSKIYNLGTAGNTPISLVSTYTVEGNSYQFTPTNSVYVEILGGRWGDVTYLDNLSVFGFKNGNSCQTLSTAETSNKKQIKIYPNPTSKDVNFNFNTKKVEIYNLTGQLLESYENPAEKINIEHLPKGNYLLKFYTTDNNISQQIIKN; this is translated from the coding sequence ATGAGAGAAAAAATTATTCTTGTTATTATGAGTGTATTCGCCGTTAAGGCATCTGCTCAGCTAACTTCTACAAACATTAATTTTAACAATTATGTTTCTGCAACAGATAATGATCTAAAAAATAATTTTGCCAGCACCGCTTCTTATAATTTATTTCAAAATGGTTCAGAATATTATGTTTCAACCCCTTTACAGGGAATGCCCTTGCAGGGGCTGAAGCTATGCAACAGATATCAAGGTGTTGATAATGAAACAATGACCATAAGTATTGATTACAAGTTAGATCTTTTTCCTACACCGGCTCCATTATCTAACGGAGTGGGAATTTTCCTTAGAAATTCAGCAGACAACAACTTAGTAATGTCAACAAGAATTGCACCGCAGCGTCTTTATATAGAAGGGCTGAGCAATCCATCTTCTACCGACGGAGCTTTCTTGGCAGGAAATTCTTATACTAACGGTAACTGGTACAGACTGACTCTTACTATTACGAAAACAGCTGTCAATAAATATTCTTTAACATCTAAAATATATAACCTTGGTACCGCTGGAAATACTCCTATTTCTTTAGTATCTACCTACACTGTTGAAGGAAACAGCTATCAGTTTACCCCAACAAATTCAGTATATGTTGAAATTTTGGGCGGACGCTGGGGTGATGTTACTTATTTGGATAATTTGAGTGTTTTTGGATTTAAAAATGGGAACAGCTGCCAGACTCTGTCTACTGCAGAAACCAGTAACAAAAAACAAATTAAGATCTACCCTAATCCAACTTCCAAGGATGTCAACTTTAATTTTAATACTAAAAAAGTTGAAATTTATAATTTGACAGGCCAATTATTAGAGTCTTATGAAAACCCTGCGGAAAAAATTAATATCGAACATCTTCCAAAAGGAAATTACTTATTAAAATTCTACACTACCGATAACAATATCAGCCAGCAGATTATTAAAAATTAA
- a CDS encoding Crp/Fnr family transcriptional regulator: MLDKLRTHIEKAVPLTDEEFMLVSSYFTTKKYKKHQFLIQEGEDVQYNYFVVQGLLKLVYTDDTSKQHIVGFAMEDWWESDFQAYYTQTKATMSLECVEDTEVLCLQLEDYRKLCISLPKIEHFFLEKAYFGFIAAQQRIISTLTSSTKERYHQLLERYPSLIQRVPKSLLAAYLGVSRETLSRLSL; the protein is encoded by the coding sequence ATGCTTGATAAATTACGCACCCATATTGAAAAAGCTGTTCCTCTCACGGATGAAGAATTCATGCTGGTATCTTCTTATTTCACCACAAAAAAATATAAGAAACATCAATTTTTAATACAGGAAGGAGAAGACGTGCAGTATAATTATTTTGTTGTACAAGGACTTCTAAAGCTTGTTTATACAGATGATACTTCTAAGCAGCATATCGTAGGATTTGCTATGGAAGACTGGTGGGAAAGTGACTTTCAGGCTTATTACACGCAGACGAAAGCAACAATGTCGTTAGAATGTGTTGAAGATACAGAAGTCTTATGCCTTCAGCTTGAAGATTACAGAAAGCTGTGCATTTCTCTTCCCAAAATCGAACATTTCTTTCTTGAAAAAGCCTATTTTGGTTTTATTGCAGCCCAGCAGCGCATTATTTCTACATTGACTTCCAGTACCAAAGAACGTTATCATCAACTGCTTGAACGATATCCTTCACTTATCCAGCGTGTTCCAAAGTCTCTTCTTGCTGCTTATCTTGGGGTTTCAAGAGAAACATTGAGCCGCCTGTCTCTTTAA
- a CDS encoding NAD(P)H-dependent oxidoreductase, with translation MTTLLRIDSSLRITDSYSRSMGDYFIRQWKKKHPEGSVIQRDVAQRQLPHLNQETVTCFFDDTAYSENIQLSDEFIDELYKSDGILITCPMYNYGISSSLKAYFDHVVRTKRTFTYDNGIKGLLLNKKASIISTMGNLQSLTGELNPMEIHLTSILNQLGITDISYFPLDGMIDPKEAGKKIEFQQSRIDECLIHELV, from the coding sequence ATGACTACATTACTCCGTATCGACAGCAGCCTTAGAATTACTGATTCTTATTCCCGAAGCATGGGTGACTATTTTATCAGACAATGGAAGAAAAAGCATCCGGAAGGATCTGTTATTCAAAGGGATGTTGCACAGCGGCAACTGCCTCATCTCAATCAGGAAACGGTTACCTGTTTTTTTGATGATACTGCCTATTCAGAAAATATTCAATTATCAGATGAGTTCATTGATGAGCTTTACAAAAGTGACGGCATTCTTATCACCTGCCCGATGTACAATTATGGGATTTCATCTTCTTTAAAGGCTTATTTCGATCATGTAGTCCGTACAAAAAGAACATTTACTTATGATAATGGAATCAAAGGATTGCTCCTAAATAAAAAAGCTTCTATCATTTCTACCATGGGAAATCTTCAGTCTTTGACAGGAGAGCTGAATCCTATGGAAATTCATTTAACCAGCATTTTAAATCAACTGGGAATCACTGATATTAGTTATTTTCCTCTTGATGGAATGATTGATCCAAAGGAAGCCGGAAAGAAAATAGAATTCCAGCAGAGCAGGATTGATGAATGTTTAATCCATGAATTGGTATGA
- a CDS encoding NAD(P)-dependent oxidoreductase yields the protein MQTKPVIALLFPGDMGTQIAKELIKNNFKVITAGEGRSSRTLQNIQNLGIHDAGSLQNVVDQAGVILSLTSPEGSLQLAENSISCLKNTQNRPVYVDLNSNTPASALSIEKLFSSMNIQFVNGAVMGASKDIPDTATLVVSGKYRNLFIDLFSEIFKIKDAGEKTEAASAYKLLFSMVNKGMNALFFETMTAAAHFGILDELNESLEEFLPGTYQDLIKTTPTYPQHIFRRIDEMNGLAEMLREENLPNVIASGTAATFERVYKSRILENENPKSVIETLQHFKKSAKK from the coding sequence ATGCAGACGAAGCCGGTAATTGCCTTACTTTTTCCAGGAGATATGGGAACCCAGATAGCAAAAGAACTGATAAAAAATAATTTTAAAGTGATCACTGCAGGAGAAGGAAGATCATCCCGAACGCTCCAGAATATACAGAATTTAGGAATTCATGACGCTGGTTCTCTACAAAATGTAGTTGATCAGGCAGGTGTTATCCTTTCTCTTACAAGCCCGGAAGGAAGTTTACAACTTGCAGAAAATAGTATTTCCTGTTTAAAAAATACTCAGAACCGTCCGGTTTATGTGGATCTGAATTCTAATACTCCCGCATCTGCTCTATCTATTGAGAAATTGTTTTCATCAATGAACATCCAGTTTGTCAATGGTGCCGTGATGGGTGCCTCCAAGGATATTCCTGACACTGCAACTCTGGTAGTGAGCGGGAAGTATAGAAATTTATTTATTGATCTGTTTTCAGAAATCTTTAAAATAAAAGATGCCGGTGAAAAAACTGAAGCGGCTTCGGCTTACAAATTATTGTTTTCCATGGTGAACAAAGGAATGAATGCTCTATTTTTTGAAACAATGACCGCTGCGGCCCATTTCGGGATCCTTGATGAGCTTAATGAAAGTCTTGAGGAATTTCTTCCCGGAACGTATCAGGATCTGATCAAAACCACTCCTACTTATCCACAGCATATTTTCAGAAGAATTGATGAAATGAATGGTCTTGCCGAAATGCTGAGAGAGGAAAATCTTCCCAATGTGATAGCTTCCGGAACCGCTGCAACATTTGAAAGAGTTTACAAATCAAGAATCCTTGAAAATGAAAATCCTAAATCTGTGATAGAAACCCTGCAGCATTTTAAAAAATCAGCAAAAAAATAA
- a CDS encoding ATP-binding protein, which yields MLKNIPLLFFLFLFSNIYCQRYSTQLFNTDNGLPQNSVKDIIKDEYGFIWLTTENGIVRYDGMNFLVYKNFPLSSQRFTYFYGNPNKDSIFTTGDYGANVLIHKKSPKVIKTITKYPNIILKDNINYFLYCSNYSYTTSHDINFFMNFKKGRYYIRGNSMAYKEYHSKVTEDLKINPSYKNTPSIFAVDELLFHIDDFSKKIWKIEKGKITDSYTIPLLTDSNSSIFWSKINNQVFILNKNVLYTCIYSKGRLEVSRLAALDKIPNNLISIYYDKFYKKLYLGSSTEGLEVINFSEFTAVKRDTPKSSSVFYCTLPYDDSSVITPAGEIYNRNGFVQNKNFKNTVLYFIDYDDSGNIITSNEKQLMLYQKGSSYKHFSSIFTDKNSLKDFFFDEKSYYTLTFKPKVNGSLERSGALSIYHGKRFRSLEKKFLFNSEPTRFKKIDDSSILVGTIKGLYKISLKSNKINNYTAKNKLSIRDIIKSKDGNIWITTLGKGFYLLKNNRLLKMPYDPDENISSAHTLLEDDNGFFWIPSNNGLYKVLEEQLLMYYRNPNFKVHYYRFSKEAGFNTNEFNGGGNRAGNKLKNGEFVLPSLNGLVFFDPLKIKSYYPGFIYVERGAADGREVFFKDHLPLKQETKRVDIFIDVPYYANPSNVIIQTKLDDEQNWEIIGKDRKFTLTNPRYGNHILMIRMLISDKGKFVYKKISITIHPYFYQTLWFKIFIFSLLLLLVYFIVRWRISFLKKKNHELEEIVTLRTKNLSDTVENLEITKIKLHKEIEQQKKLIGTITHDITTPVKFISLTSKEILNSEKFDQVRTEKVLNSIYKSSYQLYNFTLTLKEYADIYSHYRSDEAVLYSLYELVEEKKVLFDEIAENNDSIIINEVDRSLSTQISKNILAVIIHNLLDNSVKYTKKGTITISSTLETENIILLITDTGSGMDEQKIEYYTKLQDNIENEKLLLQKYGMGLHLVLQLLQMIESKIIFKKNEPKGTSFTLIFKK from the coding sequence TTGCTTAAAAATATACCACTTTTATTTTTTTTATTCCTCTTTTCTAACATTTACTGCCAGAGATATAGTACTCAATTATTTAATACTGATAATGGACTTCCACAGAACAGCGTAAAAGACATTATTAAAGATGAATACGGCTTCATATGGCTTACAACTGAAAACGGAATTGTAAGATATGACGGAATGAATTTTCTAGTTTATAAAAATTTTCCGTTGAGCAGCCAGCGCTTTACTTATTTTTATGGTAACCCCAATAAAGACAGTATTTTCACAACCGGAGACTATGGAGCAAATGTACTCATACATAAAAAATCTCCAAAAGTAATTAAGACTATAACGAAGTACCCTAACATTATCCTTAAAGATAACATTAATTATTTTCTATATTGTTCTAATTACAGTTACACTACTTCGCATGATATCAACTTCTTTATGAACTTTAAAAAGGGCAGATATTATATCCGGGGGAACTCAATGGCCTATAAAGAATATCATTCAAAGGTAACGGAAGATCTTAAAATAAACCCTTCCTATAAAAATACTCCCAGTATTTTCGCTGTTGATGAGTTACTGTTCCATATAGATGATTTTTCAAAAAAAATATGGAAAATAGAAAAAGGAAAAATAACAGACTCTTATACTATTCCGCTGCTTACAGACAGCAACAGCAGTATATTCTGGAGCAAGATAAATAATCAGGTTTTTATCTTGAATAAAAATGTACTTTATACTTGTATTTACAGCAAAGGACGGCTGGAAGTATCAAGACTGGCAGCACTGGACAAAATCCCTAATAACCTGATCAGCATCTATTATGACAAATTTTATAAAAAACTTTATTTGGGAAGCAGTACCGAAGGGCTGGAAGTCATCAATTTTTCGGAGTTTACTGCTGTTAAAAGAGATACTCCAAAATCTTCATCGGTGTTCTACTGCACGCTGCCTTATGATGATTCATCAGTAATTACTCCGGCTGGAGAAATTTATAATAGAAACGGGTTTGTACAGAATAAGAATTTTAAAAATACGGTTTTATATTTTATAGATTATGATGATTCCGGGAATATTATCACAAGTAATGAAAAACAGCTTATGCTGTATCAAAAAGGATCGTCTTATAAACATTTTTCATCCATTTTTACAGATAAAAATTCATTAAAAGATTTTTTTTTTGATGAAAAAAGTTATTATACACTGACTTTTAAGCCAAAAGTAAACGGCAGTCTGGAACGCAGCGGTGCTTTATCGATATATCATGGTAAAAGATTCCGTTCTCTGGAAAAAAAATTCTTATTCAACAGCGAGCCAACCCGATTCAAAAAGATAGACGACAGCAGTATACTAGTTGGAACAATAAAAGGACTGTACAAAATATCATTAAAATCAAATAAGATAAATAATTATACCGCGAAAAATAAATTGTCGATCCGCGATATCATTAAGTCAAAAGACGGAAATATCTGGATAACCACATTAGGAAAAGGGTTCTATTTATTAAAAAACAATCGCCTTTTAAAAATGCCTTATGATCCCGATGAAAATATTTCTTCTGCACACACCTTATTAGAAGATGACAACGGCTTTTTTTGGATCCCCTCCAATAATGGTTTATATAAAGTTCTTGAAGAACAGCTTTTAATGTATTATAGGAATCCGAATTTTAAAGTACATTATTATAGATTTTCAAAAGAAGCAGGTTTTAATACTAATGAATTTAATGGCGGCGGCAATAGGGCCGGAAATAAATTAAAAAATGGGGAATTCGTTTTACCTTCTTTAAACGGTCTTGTTTTTTTTGATCCCTTGAAAATTAAAAGTTATTATCCCGGATTTATTTATGTAGAAAGAGGCGCTGCCGACGGCCGGGAAGTATTCTTTAAAGATCATTTACCCCTAAAACAAGAAACCAAACGGGTAGACATATTCATTGATGTTCCCTACTATGCCAATCCCTCTAATGTTATAATACAGACAAAACTGGATGATGAACAAAACTGGGAAATCATAGGAAAAGACAGAAAGTTTACCCTTACGAATCCCAGATATGGAAATCATATCCTGATGATAAGAATGCTTATTTCAGACAAAGGAAAATTTGTATATAAAAAAATTAGTATTACGATCCATCCCTATTTTTATCAAACGCTGTGGTTCAAAATCTTCATTTTTTCACTCTTGCTTCTTTTGGTATATTTCATAGTAAGATGGAGAATAAGTTTTCTCAAAAAGAAAAATCACGAGCTTGAGGAGATTGTGACTTTACGTACTAAAAACCTTTCCGATACGGTAGAAAATCTGGAGATAACCAAAATAAAGCTCCATAAAGAGATTGAACAGCAGAAAAAACTTATAGGAACCATTACCCATGATATCACAACACCGGTAAAATTCATTTCTCTGACATCAAAAGAAATTTTAAATTCCGAAAAATTTGATCAAGTACGCACTGAAAAAGTCCTGAATTCTATCTATAAATCATCTTATCAATTATATAATTTTACATTGACCTTAAAAGAATATGCAGATATCTACAGCCATTACAGATCAGATGAAGCAGTACTTTATTCTTTATACGAGCTTGTGGAGGAAAAAAAAGTACTTTTTGATGAAATAGCTGAAAATAATGACAGCATAATTATCAATGAAGTTGACAGGTCACTTTCTACACAGATCAGTAAAAACATACTGGCAGTCATCATTCATAATCTTCTGGACAATTCTGTAAAATACACAAAAAAAGGTACGATAACCATAAGCAGTACGTTAGAAACAGAAAATATTATTTTACTGATCACAGATACCGGATCGGGTATGGATGAGCAGAAAATAGAATACTATACAAAACTGCAGGACAATATTGAAAATGAAAAATTATTGCTGCAGAAATACGGGATGGGACTTCACCTTGTACTGCAGCTATTACAAATGATAGAAAGTAAAATCATATTCAAGAAAAATGAACCAAAAGGAACTTCTTTCACATTAATTTTTAAAAAATAA
- a CDS encoding serine hydrolase: protein MKKYLSLILLSATLHSIYAQLPADSIKAIIKEAVAGKRSKSIIIGIIDADGRTIYSGGIVSDENPVKPTANTIYEIGSITKVFTSLVLADMSLKNKLNLNDPISKFLPKSVKTPVRNGKEITLLNLSTHRAVFPRFPYNVDPKDLDKPYADYTEKRLFEYVSDFKPDIDFDSRWRYSNTAYGLLGNIITSVSKEKNYEALIKDEICIPLHMNSTVITLTSELKKNRAAGYSEYGKPVHFLELSSIEGAGAFSSSMNDMLTFAGASLGLIQSDLLPVMEFTHRKQAKKDGDNSYVTLGWTLWADGGKNILFKDGGTPGFRTFIGIDKNKKFGVVVLSNSNNGVTDIGTHILDQTSKINVYKYPWKLLDTLRITAKESGAEAAILLYKKLKIIKNPEFIFDENQLNYLGHELRREKKLGDAVKIFELNINEYPNLPLVYESLGELYKRNHNKKKAVVYFEKARELDPENLHWNFIVKKLKKH, encoded by the coding sequence ATGAAAAAGTATCTAAGCCTGATTTTATTGTCCGCCACGCTTCATTCGATCTACGCACAATTACCCGCAGACAGTATAAAAGCAATTATTAAAGAAGCAGTTGCGGGTAAAAGAAGCAAAAGTATTATTATCGGTATTATTGATGCTGATGGCAGAACAATATACAGCGGTGGAATAGTAAGTGATGAAAACCCAGTGAAACCAACTGCAAATACAATCTATGAGATCGGTTCTATCACAAAGGTTTTCACTTCATTAGTATTGGCAGATATGAGCCTGAAAAATAAGCTTAACCTGAATGATCCTATTTCAAAATTCCTTCCAAAAAGTGTGAAGACACCTGTACGAAATGGAAAAGAAATCACTCTGCTGAATTTATCAACGCATAGAGCCGTATTCCCCCGTTTTCCTTACAACGTAGATCCTAAAGATCTGGATAAACCCTATGCTGATTACACAGAAAAAAGGTTATTTGAATATGTGTCAGATTTTAAACCTGATATTGATTTTGATTCAAGATGGCGGTATTCAAATACAGCATATGGATTATTAGGAAATATAATAACATCAGTTTCAAAAGAGAAGAATTACGAAGCGCTGATAAAAGATGAAATTTGTATACCGCTGCATATGAACAGCACTGTCATTACATTGACGTCTGAATTGAAAAAAAATAGGGCTGCTGGATATTCTGAATATGGAAAACCTGTCCACTTTCTGGAATTATCTTCCATAGAAGGCGCAGGTGCTTTTAGTTCAAGTATGAATGATATGCTCACTTTTGCCGGAGCTAGTTTAGGCCTTATACAATCAGATCTCCTTCCTGTAATGGAATTTACACATCGTAAGCAGGCTAAAAAAGACGGTGATAACAGCTATGTTACGCTGGGCTGGACGCTTTGGGCCGATGGCGGGAAAAATATTCTTTTTAAAGACGGAGGAACTCCGGGTTTTCGTACTTTCATCGGAATCGATAAGAATAAAAAGTTCGGTGTTGTGGTATTATCCAATTCTAACAACGGTGTGACAGATATTGGAACCCATATTCTTGATCAGACTTCTAAAATAAATGTTTACAAATATCCATGGAAATTACTAGATACACTAAGAATTACTGCTAAAGAAAGTGGAGCAGAGGCTGCCATTCTATTGTATAAAAAACTTAAGATCATTAAGAATCCTGAATTTATTTTTGATGAAAATCAGCTTAATTATTTAGGGCATGAATTAAGAAGAGAGAAAAAGCTTGGTGATGCTGTAAAAATATTTGAACTTAATATCAATGAATATCCCAATCTTCCGCTTGTCTATGAGAGCCTAGGAGAATTATACAAAAGAAACCATAACAAAAAAAAGGCAGTAGTCTATTTTGAAAAAGCCCGTGAACTTGATCCCGAAAATCTTCACTGGAATTTTATAGTAAAGAAGCTGAAAAAGCATTGA
- a CDS encoding serine hydrolase, whose amino-acid sequence MKFYFLLILCICSSYFSAQKESFVDIIIKREMAERKIPGLQVAVIQNGKIILKKSFGTSNIQNNILVSDTTIFPINSCTKVFTGTAVMQLVEEGKIDLSAPVSKYLSDLPKQWQPVTIEQMMVHISGFPDIVRLFDPVTGGALKPEKEIWEELKALPMDFKTGEQMRYNQTNYYLLGKIIEKVSGEPFDLFFKHKQFQPVGMKNTVFGDSRDVIPYFAPTYGYRSSIDDRKLNEEKLINDYHIFPDYSRTAAGLNTSAEDLAKWIISLQKQQLFKSKSTLTKMWSPSKMNNGTPTSWALGWGLTKFRTKHKAVGMSGGGRSAFLVYPDDNLSVIVLTNLMGSSPEDFLEELAGVYNPEIIKADPITYLRINLKKQGFSKAIEVVNLEKKNNPEFNPGESELNDWAYRMMSRNQIKEAYEILKLNVHLFPDSWNVYDSYGDVLLKMGNKNEGIKMYKRSIELNPDNEYGKNILKQLNE is encoded by the coding sequence ATGAAATTTTACTTTTTGTTGATCTTGTGTATCTGTTCATCCTATTTTTCTGCTCAAAAAGAATCATTTGTTGATATCATTATTAAAAGAGAAATGGCTGAACGGAAAATTCCGGGATTACAGGTAGCAGTCATTCAAAACGGAAAAATAATTTTAAAAAAATCGTTTGGAACGTCAAATATTCAAAATAATATTCTTGTTAGTGATACAACAATTTTTCCCATTAATTCATGTACCAAAGTTTTTACAGGAACGGCTGTAATGCAGCTTGTAGAAGAAGGGAAAATAGATTTGTCTGCTCCTGTATCAAAATATCTGAGTGATCTTCCTAAGCAGTGGCAGCCGGTGACGATAGAACAGATGATGGTGCATATTTCCGGCTTTCCGGATATTGTAAGATTATTTGATCCTGTCACTGGAGGGGCATTGAAACCTGAAAAAGAAATTTGGGAGGAGCTTAAAGCATTGCCGATGGATTTCAAAACCGGAGAACAGATGAGGTATAACCAGACTAACTATTATTTATTAGGGAAGATCATTGAAAAGGTAAGCGGTGAACCTTTTGATCTGTTTTTTAAACATAAACAATTTCAGCCGGTTGGAATGAAAAATACAGTATTTGGAGATTCAAGAGACGTTATTCCTTATTTTGCTCCTACTTACGGGTATAGAAGTTCTATAGACGATAGAAAACTGAATGAAGAGAAATTGATTAATGATTATCATATATTTCCTGATTACAGCAGAACGGCGGCTGGTCTCAACACATCCGCAGAAGATCTGGCAAAATGGATCATTTCCTTACAAAAACAACAACTTTTTAAAAGTAAAAGTACATTAACTAAGATGTGGTCGCCCAGCAAGATGAACAACGGAACTCCAACATCTTGGGCGCTGGGCTGGGGCTTAACAAAATTTCGGACGAAGCATAAAGCCGTAGGAATGTCAGGCGGAGGAAGGTCTGCATTTTTGGTGTATCCCGATGATAATTTGTCGGTTATAGTTCTTACCAATTTAATGGGCAGTTCTCCTGAAGATTTTTTAGAAGAGCTCGCCGGGGTTTATAATCCTGAAATCATCAAAGCCGATCCTATCACTTATCTTAGAATAAATCTTAAAAAACAAGGTTTTAGCAAAGCCATAGAAGTGGTAAATTTAGAAAAGAAAAATAATCCTGAATTCAATCCCGGAGAATCTGAACTGAATGACTGGGCCTACCGGATGATGTCCAGAAATCAAATAAAAGAAGCTTATGAGATTTTGAAACTGAATGTCCATCTATTTCCTGACAGCTGGAATGTCTATGACAGTTATGGTGATGTACTGCTTAAGATGGGTAATAAGAATGAAGGCATTAAGATGTATAAAAGATCCATAGAACTGAATCCAGATAATGAGTACGGGAAAAACATTTTGAAACAGTTAAATGAATAA